Sequence from the Corallococcus sp. EGB genome:
AGCGTGCCGCAGGAGGAACCGTCCGGAGGCGGCCCCGCCGCGATGCCGGACCTTGATTCCGAAGAGGCCCGCTGCGCGGTGCACGGGCAGCGCGCCACGCGGACCTGCGAGCGGTGCGGCACCTTCCTGTGCGCGAGCTGCGATGGCGCCAGCACCGGCCTCTGTGAGGACTGCGCCGACCGGAAGGGTTCGAGCGCCCAGGACCGGCGCGGCCGGCGGCGAAAGATCGTCGCGTGGGGGATCCTGCTCTTCATGTTCGGCCCGCTCCTCCTCCTCTTGCTGGCGAGCACCCTCCACGCCCTGCTGCGCTGAAGTCGTGAGACGGGCGCAGTGACCGGGAAGGGCTGCACTCCGCATGGACCTGAAGCCCTTCCGTCCACGCCTCGCCGCCGTCTTCACCGTGGCCCTGGCCACCACGTGCGCCGCCACGCCCCCGCCACTCCCGCTCCACTCACCTCACGAACAGGTGGCGCTGTTTCAATTCCTGGCGGAATTGTCTCGCGCGCCCTGACCTTTATCCGTCAGCCACGCGAGAATTGTCGACCTAGCATGAAATACTTGAATTACATGTTGACAACATGCAAAGCCCCGTCGGGTTTCACAGACAAGGGAGTCCGACGTGTTTCGACATGCTTCACGCTGGTTCACGACGTTCGTGCTGGGCCTCACCTGGATTCAGACGGGGTGTGCCCCCGCTGCCCCCCCCACCCTGCAAACACCGGAGGCGGCGTCGGTCACGCAGCCGCTGCTGGCCGGTGATCGGTCGCTGCTGGGCACCACCGCGCTCCCGGCCGT
This genomic interval carries:
- a CDS encoding DUF2007 domain-containing protein, which produces MGIPDHDFQLLTSCGDQSEAALVRALLEANGIPCVVQGEQHRSMLGVAGTYIDLRVLVPANELARAHELLKSVPQEEPSGGGPAAMPDLDSEEARCAVHGQRATRTCERCGTFLCASCDGASTGLCEDCADRKGSSAQDRRGRRRKIVAWGILLFMFGPLLLLLLASTLHALLR